One Pirellulaceae bacterium genomic region harbors:
- a CDS encoding PDZ domain-containing protein: MYRRVIALSAALIGILAGGSLALAQDTHPHEAFKAFRTDGKNLFVATPDGKWIRVQPRVQENSNVDSDSAPHATRFVSQQKLGDYYIGLALGDVSDTLRSQLKLDDGVGIVVADVADETPAREAELMQHDVLVRVDGEQVVSPQMLIDAVQNAGGEDRTMRVEYLRAGEMKELELKPQKRNADDRVQFPRSVEATPEQEQAFAPRLPETGQITPEWILENLQRGGNQAELQEQIDQIREQLEGLRGVLEDQSGNE; encoded by the coding sequence ATGTATAGACGCGTAATCGCCCTGTCCGCTGCGTTAATCGGGATTCTTGCTGGTGGTTCTCTCGCCTTGGCGCAGGATACACACCCGCATGAGGCATTCAAAGCTTTTCGAACCGATGGCAAGAATCTGTTCGTGGCTACTCCCGATGGAAAATGGATTCGAGTTCAACCACGAGTCCAAGAAAATAGCAACGTCGACTCCGATAGTGCACCTCACGCAACTCGGTTTGTATCCCAGCAAAAGCTTGGCGATTACTACATCGGGCTGGCACTTGGAGATGTGAGCGATACTTTGCGATCGCAACTGAAATTGGATGATGGAGTGGGGATTGTTGTTGCAGACGTTGCGGATGAAACTCCTGCTCGTGAGGCGGAACTGATGCAGCACGACGTTTTGGTTCGAGTTGACGGTGAGCAGGTTGTAAGTCCGCAAATGTTAATCGACGCAGTACAAAACGCCGGTGGGGAAGATCGCACGATGCGTGTGGAGTATCTGCGAGCTGGCGAGATGAAAGAATTGGAACTCAAGCCGCAGAAACGCAATGCGGACGATCGAGTCCAATTTCCACGTTCGGTAGAAGCTACGCCGGAGCAAGAACAAGCATTTGCTCCCCGCTTACCCGAGACGGGCCAGATTACCCCTGAGTGGATTTTGGAGAATCTTCAACGAGGTGGAAACCAGGCCGAACTCCAGGAGCAGATCGATCAAATCCGCGAGCAGCTCGAAGGCTTGCGAGGCGTATTGGAAGATCAATCGGGCAACGAATGA
- a CDS encoding SIMPL domain-containing protein → MRFFLIPTLLACFLSQVAAADTVAQRTISVTGRGSASAPPDVASVNTGVITQAATAGEALKANTEIMQRIMKELKTQEIASKDIQTSNFSVSPEYRRDDRGRTQPEIVGYRVSNQLTVKVHNLPSLGGVLDALVKTGSNRINGITFGIDEPEGLLNQARNRAIKNATSKAALYASAMGVKVGPVISISEAAIATPRPQFMAARAMADSAVPIAAGEQQLTATINIVFGID, encoded by the coding sequence ATGCGTTTTTTTCTGATTCCAACCCTGTTGGCCTGTTTCTTGTCGCAAGTTGCTGCCGCTGACACGGTTGCCCAACGCACCATTTCTGTCACCGGTCGCGGTTCGGCATCAGCTCCTCCGGACGTGGCAAGCGTTAACACGGGTGTGATCACGCAGGCAGCAACGGCGGGCGAAGCGTTGAAGGCGAACACCGAAATCATGCAACGAATCATGAAGGAATTGAAGACACAAGAAATCGCTTCCAAAGATATTCAAACTTCCAACTTCTCAGTCAGTCCGGAGTATCGCCGTGATGATCGGGGGCGCACCCAACCTGAAATCGTCGGCTATCGAGTGTCGAATCAGTTGACCGTCAAAGTCCACAACCTGCCGTCCTTGGGAGGTGTATTGGACGCGCTTGTCAAAACTGGCAGCAACCGTATTAATGGAATCACCTTCGGAATCGACGAGCCCGAGGGATTGCTCAATCAAGCTCGAAACCGAGCCATCAAGAATGCAACGAGCAAAGCCGCTTTGTATGCGAGTGCCATGGGCGTCAAAGTGGGTCCCGTCATCTCGATCAGTGAAGCAGCGATTGCCACACCGAGACCCCAATTCATGGCCGCTCGCGCCATGGCTGATTCGGCCGTGCCCATCGCCGCCGGTGAACAGCAATTGACGGCAACCATCAACATCGTTTTTGGCATCGATTGA
- a CDS encoding DUF1559 domain-containing protein gives MIKRNEVAKTARKSRSNAFTLVELLVVIAIIAILVSLLLPAANSAREAARRIQCTNKIKQIATAVINYESTHRRLPASGQVGENYDPNVGFGKYDPQTGKMTSWAVAVLPFLEEEALHQRFDPNLNVLELPSRPQAVHVDAYVCPSDSAAGRVFKHPDLTNSVPFAKGNYAAFVSPFHIDLQVEYPGALGGGRWSRDGTKRIGQSLVKVRDGLVKTLMISEVRTRDDPRDQRGAWALPWSGSSLLAYDMHHYPLSNRPYEPWLYTRQGAQRPNNRGFNVDMLYDCPDIDKAQFEGMPCAEWDRDSANFYLSAAPRSRHMGGVVAAAMDGHVQFLSDDIDDVVMALLISINDGQNGRIDELTR, from the coding sequence ATGATCAAACGGAATGAAGTTGCCAAAACGGCTAGAAAGTCGCGGTCCAACGCGTTCACGTTAGTCGAACTGTTGGTGGTGATTGCCATCATTGCCATTCTGGTTTCCCTGCTCTTGCCCGCCGCGAATTCGGCTCGCGAAGCCGCGCGTCGGATTCAATGTACAAACAAGATTAAGCAAATCGCGACGGCGGTGATCAACTACGAGAGCACCCATCGCCGACTGCCAGCCAGCGGCCAAGTGGGCGAAAACTATGATCCCAATGTCGGTTTTGGGAAGTACGATCCACAAACGGGTAAGATGACAAGTTGGGCTGTCGCCGTTCTCCCGTTTTTGGAAGAAGAAGCACTCCATCAGCGGTTTGACCCGAATCTAAACGTCCTGGAGTTGCCAAGCCGACCTCAAGCGGTCCATGTGGATGCCTACGTCTGTCCAAGCGATTCAGCAGCTGGACGTGTTTTTAAGCATCCCGATTTGACCAATTCTGTTCCGTTTGCAAAGGGCAACTACGCCGCCTTCGTGAGTCCTTTTCATATTGATCTCCAGGTTGAGTATCCTGGCGCTTTAGGAGGTGGCCGTTGGTCGCGCGACGGAACAAAGCGGATCGGCCAGTCCTTGGTGAAGGTGCGCGATGGTTTGGTAAAGACGCTAATGATCTCGGAGGTCCGAACCCGAGATGACCCGCGTGATCAGCGAGGCGCTTGGGCACTTCCCTGGTCGGGATCCAGCCTGCTTGCCTACGACATGCATCATTATCCTCTCAGTAATCGTCCCTACGAACCGTGGCTCTACACGCGGCAGGGTGCACAGCGTCCAAACAATCGCGGTTTTAACGTTGATATGCTTTACGACTGTCCGGACATCGATAAAGCACAGTTCGAAGGGATGCCGTGTGCCGAGTGGGATCGTGATTCGGCTAATTTTTATCTTTCCGCCGCTCCTCGCAGTCGCCACATGGGAGGAGTCGTTGCTGCTGCGATGGATGGTCATGTGCAATTTCTGTCGGATGACATCGATGACGTGGTGATGGCGTTGTTGATTAGTATCAACGATGGGCAAAATGGTCGGATTGACGAATTGACTCGCTAA
- a CDS encoding DUF1805 domain-containing protein gives MPDNQLPRTSHRTLQFEHGTAIGMSHRWHQGQYCSILTKAGIVGCGIYDLTTPAEFGQAIAIAKGTPSNPLCEPEDLFEAQIVGCTPQAAKLGIELGMSGREAVERMLQAAISD, from the coding sequence ATGCCTGATAATCAGCTACCTCGCACCAGCCATCGCACACTCCAATTCGAACACGGAACCGCGATCGGGATGAGCCATCGCTGGCATCAAGGACAATATTGTTCGATCTTGACCAAGGCAGGAATCGTGGGCTGCGGCATCTACGACCTGACCACACCCGCTGAATTTGGTCAAGCAATCGCTATCGCCAAGGGGACGCCCAGCAATCCGCTTTGCGAACCGGAGGATCTGTTCGAAGCCCAGATCGTGGGGTGCACCCCGCAAGCGGCCAAACTTGGAATTGAGCTCGGCATGAGTGGTCGGGAGGCTGTCGAACGTATGCTTCAGGCAGCGATCTCGGATTGA
- a CDS encoding TIM barrel protein has product MLKPSKNPNVSRRIILQGAAAVTVGGGASWISHAPTIADDQNKATGRINQSIVQWCFGSRGEKWNLAKTCSVARELGYQSVELVSPDAFPTLKQHGLTCAIVGTQIQPGPAFMRGYNNPNFHPMVLKATREAIDAAAANGYDNVIAFTGFRAKDPTNPDSECFSDEEGAANCVEGFKQIVGYAEKQGVTICLEMLNTRDDSDPMRGHPGYQGDSTDYCIDIIKAVGSDRLKLLFDIYHVQIMDGDVIRRIRQYKDYIGHVHTAGNPGRGELDQDQEINYPAVMKALLEAGYSGFVGQEFIPTRNPYQGLKEAFQQCDV; this is encoded by the coding sequence ATGCTCAAACCGTCCAAAAACCCGAATGTCAGTCGCCGAATAATCTTGCAAGGTGCAGCAGCGGTCACGGTTGGCGGTGGAGCAAGTTGGATCAGCCATGCGCCAACAATCGCCGACGATCAGAACAAGGCGACCGGCCGAATCAATCAGTCAATCGTCCAATGGTGCTTTGGATCTCGGGGCGAAAAATGGAATTTGGCGAAAACGTGTTCCGTGGCTCGTGAACTGGGCTACCAAAGTGTGGAATTGGTATCCCCCGATGCTTTTCCAACCCTGAAACAACACGGACTTACCTGTGCAATTGTGGGGACTCAGATTCAGCCTGGCCCAGCTTTTATGCGGGGTTACAACAATCCCAACTTTCACCCGATGGTTCTGAAAGCCACTCGTGAAGCCATTGATGCCGCTGCAGCTAACGGGTACGACAACGTAATCGCCTTCACCGGCTTCCGTGCCAAGGACCCGACAAATCCTGACAGCGAATGCTTCTCGGACGAAGAAGGCGCTGCAAACTGTGTGGAAGGGTTTAAACAGATTGTTGGTTACGCCGAAAAGCAAGGTGTTACGATCTGCCTGGAGATGCTCAACACGCGCGACGATTCGGACCCGATGCGAGGCCACCCCGGCTACCAAGGTGACAGCACGGATTACTGCATCGATATCATCAAGGCGGTTGGGTCTGATCGCCTCAAGTTACTCTTCGACATTTACCATGTGCAAATCATGGATGGCGACGTGATTCGCAGAATCCGCCAATACAAAGATTACATCGGCCACGTACACACCGCGGGTAATCCGGGAAGAGGTGAATTGGATCAAGATCAAGAGATCAACTATCCAGCGGTGATGAAGGCGCTTTTGGAGGCAGGATACTCAGGCTTCGTCGGTCAAGAGTTCATTCCCACACGCAACCCCTACCAGGGACTAAAAGAAGCTTTTCAACAATGTGATGTCTAA
- a CDS encoding DUF885 domain-containing protein, giving the protein MFRTRVGPFLSIFGGLLLTVCMGRLSPAETVDDKFSTLGDQIWEFRLRQNPLLATSTGDRRFDHQLPKISEANSLSAQAAYREFQHRLGQINQRDLTGANPINFEILRRFLATEIAEGDFRAYLIPITNRAGFHISFPDLRRRMRLETVADFENYIARLQGFKDYADGHIQLMRQGLKQGLTLPSVVLQRFRDPIEVHLVKQAEESLFFEPLKELPATIPQVEKDRLRAAALAAIQTSIVPGYTAFLNFMAHEYVPGARGSISASALPRGREFYRHRVRRFTTLELSPEEVHQIGFAEVKRIRSEMQAVIKQVEFAGSFGEFVKFLREAPQFQPTSAEQLMTRTSFILKQMDGQLPKLFGKLPRTPYGLKQIPDYIAPQTTSAYYMPPPGDGSQAGFYYLNTYDLKSRPLYNLQALSLHEAVPGHHLQIALQQEMPDVPPYRRFASFTAFVEGWALYAERLGLEVGFYEEPYSNFGRLTFEMWRACRLVVDTGLHYFGWTRAQAIDFMADNTALSLHDIRSEVDRYIAWPGQALGYKIGEIKIRELRSFAENELQDRFDIRDFHDALLLQGSVPLDVLTAQIEQWILQIKTTPDSKSPLP; this is encoded by the coding sequence ATGTTTCGCACGCGAGTTGGACCGTTCCTATCGATCTTCGGCGGCCTTCTCTTGACCGTATGCATGGGCAGACTGAGCCCTGCTGAAACGGTCGATGACAAATTCTCTACGTTGGGCGATCAGATCTGGGAATTCCGACTTCGGCAAAATCCCCTCTTGGCAACATCGACCGGCGATCGCAGATTTGACCATCAGTTACCCAAGATCAGTGAAGCAAATTCGCTCTCTGCTCAGGCGGCCTACCGAGAATTTCAACACCGCCTAGGTCAAATTAACCAGCGCGACCTCACGGGCGCCAACCCAATCAATTTCGAGATTCTCAGACGCTTCTTAGCCACCGAAATCGCTGAGGGAGATTTCCGTGCCTACCTGATCCCAATTACGAATCGAGCAGGGTTCCACATTTCCTTTCCTGATTTACGGCGACGCATGCGACTGGAAACGGTGGCGGATTTCGAGAACTACATTGCTCGGCTTCAAGGATTCAAAGATTACGCCGACGGTCACATTCAGCTAATGCGGCAAGGACTCAAGCAAGGACTGACGTTGCCGTCGGTCGTGCTGCAACGATTTCGCGATCCGATCGAAGTCCATCTCGTCAAACAAGCCGAAGAGAGTTTATTCTTCGAGCCACTTAAAGAGTTACCCGCGACCATTCCGCAGGTGGAAAAAGACCGATTACGAGCAGCCGCTCTCGCTGCGATTCAAACTAGCATTGTGCCGGGCTACACTGCTTTCCTCAATTTCATGGCGCACGAATATGTCCCGGGAGCACGCGGTTCCATCAGCGCATCCGCCCTGCCGCGCGGTCGTGAGTTCTACCGACATCGCGTGCGACGCTTCACCACACTTGAACTATCACCCGAAGAAGTCCATCAAATTGGTTTTGCCGAGGTAAAACGGATTCGGAGTGAGATGCAAGCGGTGATCAAACAGGTCGAATTCGCAGGTAGCTTTGGCGAATTTGTAAAATTTCTGCGTGAAGCACCGCAGTTTCAGCCGACTTCGGCTGAGCAACTGATGACCCGCACATCATTTATTCTCAAACAGATGGACGGTCAGCTTCCCAAATTATTTGGCAAGCTGCCCCGCACGCCTTACGGACTCAAACAAATCCCGGACTATATCGCACCTCAAACGACTTCCGCTTACTACATGCCGCCGCCCGGTGATGGTTCTCAAGCGGGCTTTTATTATCTCAACACCTACGACCTGAAAAGCCGCCCGCTTTATAACTTACAAGCCTTGTCGCTACATGAAGCGGTTCCGGGACATCACCTGCAAATTGCACTGCAACAAGAAATGCCCGACGTACCTCCGTATCGTCGTTTTGCCTCGTTCACTGCATTCGTCGAGGGCTGGGCATTGTACGCAGAACGACTCGGGCTCGAAGTAGGATTTTATGAAGAGCCCTATAGTAACTTTGGACGATTGACCTTCGAGATGTGGCGTGCCTGCCGCCTCGTCGTCGACACGGGTCTTCACTATTTCGGCTGGACACGTGCCCAAGCAATCGACTTCATGGCCGATAACACGGCATTGTCGCTGCACGACATTCGCAGCGAAGTTGACCGGTATATTGCTTGGCCCGGCCAGGCTTTAGGCTACAAGATCGGTGAAATCAAGATTCGTGAATTGCGTTCCTTCGCCGAAAACGAGCTGCAAGATCGTTTTGACATCCGCGACTTCCATGACGCATTACTGCTGCAAGGTTCGGTCCCTCTCGACGTACTCACCGCACAAATCGAGCAGTGGATCCTCCAAATCAAGACGACGCCTGATTCCAAATCCCCCCTTCCCTGA
- a CDS encoding RsmB/NOP family class I SAM-dependent RNA methyltransferase, which produces MSELPTSELPEEFVDRLREIIPAGYLEPVMASFAEPKQVSFRVNTLLTDAEAALNEVEKLGVVYRSVDWCPEAFSARPERRQHLVDSAAFREGRIYIQNLSSLLPVLLLDPQPEQAILDLAAAPGGKTLHLAARMQNRGRLAAVEVVRARYYKMCQNLRTGGASMVRTFLKDGRVVGNKTPEQFDRVLLDAPCSSEARFRLERPESWQYWGARKIREQARKQNGLLKSAVRALKPGGRLCYCTCSFAPEENEVVVDRLLKREDSIEVVPIDFPAEFPTDFVQPGLVQWRDRSLSQQLLHARRILPSAQMSGFFLCLIEKSERIQPAPWRKKRR; this is translated from the coding sequence ATGTCGGAGTTGCCAACATCGGAACTGCCTGAGGAATTCGTAGACCGACTCCGAGAAATTATCCCGGCGGGTTACCTTGAACCAGTGATGGCGAGCTTTGCAGAGCCGAAACAGGTTAGTTTTCGCGTCAATACCTTATTGACGGATGCGGAGGCCGCGCTGAACGAAGTGGAGAAACTTGGGGTCGTCTATCGCTCCGTCGATTGGTGTCCAGAAGCTTTTTCTGCTAGGCCAGAACGACGACAACACTTGGTCGATTCGGCCGCCTTCCGGGAAGGGAGAATTTATATTCAAAATTTATCCAGCTTGTTACCCGTGCTGTTACTCGATCCTCAGCCCGAACAGGCCATCTTGGATCTTGCCGCCGCGCCCGGTGGGAAAACGCTCCATCTAGCTGCTCGAATGCAAAATCGTGGCCGGCTCGCCGCCGTGGAGGTGGTGCGAGCGCGTTACTATAAAATGTGCCAAAATCTGAGGACGGGAGGGGCGTCGATGGTACGCACCTTTCTCAAAGACGGACGTGTCGTTGGCAACAAAACTCCTGAGCAATTTGATCGCGTGTTGTTGGATGCGCCCTGCTCCTCGGAAGCACGGTTTCGGCTCGAAAGGCCTGAAAGCTGGCAGTATTGGGGAGCCCGCAAGATTCGCGAGCAGGCACGGAAGCAAAACGGACTGCTGAAATCGGCCGTCAGAGCTTTGAAACCCGGCGGTCGATTGTGCTACTGCACTTGCTCGTTTGCCCCGGAGGAGAACGAGGTCGTCGTGGATCGATTACTGAAAAGGGAAGATTCGATCGAAGTTGTGCCGATTGACTTCCCGGCGGAGTTTCCCACCGATTTCGTCCAACCGGGACTCGTGCAATGGCGCGATCGATCGTTGTCACAGCAACTCCTACATGCCCGTAGAATTTTGCCATCAGCCCAAATGAGCGGATTTTTCTTATGTCTCATCGAGAAATCTGAACGGATTCAACCCGCTCCATGGCGGAAAAAACGGCGTTAA
- a CDS encoding dockerin type I domain-containing protein, translated as MKNRISNRRRLQLESLEQRQLLAADLSLQLVARNDFLPGVPVLIHAELADQTGETARDQWDATVELTSSEGSFTAEPLQLVNGRGSTLVTLEDAVDITLQAQWRELATSVQLSALVAPPVQNLSGELESDLTVSGVIRIERDLIIPTGVELTIAAGSLILLDGAADSQTGTQIVVQGTLRSLGNEEQPITLTAADPSQPWGQIDVDGGSVEFNHTFLTRAGSSPRGGHTNTGPALRLRDDGFLSLSDSSISDINGKILQASSGQLEITGSLLSRAVMGPEIKGTGLAFNDSWITDMAGRFHHNGKVDDNDGIYLHGQKSGQQIEINSSVVAGVQDDAIDTLGSIVTVRDTIVRDAADKAVSAFNGAVTIERGLIVNSAIGVETKGSGSSTPDTTIRQSTIANVDLAISSRDKGSPDPNVLISYDISNSILHVNPGGQFIRSDYDPADLHINYSLLGQLWNHDGSGTGNLSSPPGFVDATTNNFRLQPDSAAIDQGDPQASPDPDGTRIDIGYYSFRQSALVPGDFNGDQKVDTVDVDLFCRRINENPRDSQLDLDNNGSSNQADFAYLIDTLLGSTFGDSNLDQVFDSSDLVQVFQNGHYEDDLAGNSGWAQGDWNCDGEFDSADLVTAFQAGGYENPKAAHVSLTSAALAAALDAKDRKEVV; from the coding sequence ATGAAAAATAGAATTTCAAACCGACGACGCCTTCAACTGGAATCTCTTGAACAACGACAACTGCTAGCCGCCGACTTGTCGCTGCAGCTGGTGGCGAGAAATGACTTTCTGCCCGGAGTCCCCGTACTGATCCATGCGGAGCTAGCGGATCAAACAGGAGAAACAGCACGCGATCAGTGGGACGCCACGGTTGAGCTAACAAGTAGCGAAGGAAGCTTTACAGCTGAACCGCTTCAATTGGTGAACGGCCGCGGCAGTACCTTGGTCACGCTCGAGGATGCGGTGGACATTACGTTACAGGCTCAATGGAGAGAGTTAGCAACCAGCGTCCAATTGTCAGCGTTGGTCGCGCCACCCGTTCAGAACCTTTCGGGGGAGCTCGAATCCGACCTGACGGTTTCCGGAGTCATCCGCATCGAACGCGATTTAATCATCCCGACAGGAGTCGAGTTGACGATCGCGGCCGGCTCCCTCATTCTGCTCGATGGGGCTGCCGACAGCCAAACCGGTACACAAATCGTCGTCCAAGGCACGTTACGATCGCTTGGTAACGAAGAACAACCGATCACCTTGACGGCCGCTGACCCCAGTCAACCCTGGGGACAAATCGACGTGGATGGCGGCTCCGTGGAGTTCAACCATACCTTTTTGACTCGCGCGGGTTCATCCCCAAGGGGAGGCCACACCAACACGGGCCCGGCGTTGCGCCTTCGCGACGACGGTTTTCTATCGCTTTCAGACAGCTCAATCTCCGATATCAATGGAAAAATCCTACAAGCATCCTCAGGGCAACTGGAAATCACGGGATCCCTGTTGAGCCGCGCCGTCATGGGACCTGAAATTAAAGGTACGGGACTGGCGTTCAATGACAGCTGGATCACAGATATGGCGGGACGTTTCCATCACAATGGCAAGGTGGACGACAACGACGGAATCTATTTGCATGGGCAAAAATCGGGACAACAAATCGAAATCAACAGCTCGGTGGTGGCCGGGGTTCAAGACGACGCGATCGACACCCTCGGCTCAATCGTCACGGTGCGAGACACAATTGTTCGCGATGCGGCCGACAAAGCAGTCAGCGCGTTCAATGGCGCTGTGACCATCGAACGGGGCTTAATCGTCAATTCGGCAATTGGCGTTGAAACAAAAGGCTCTGGTTCATCAACGCCAGATACCACCATTCGTCAATCGACAATCGCCAACGTTGACTTAGCGATCTCATCACGCGACAAAGGCTCCCCCGATCCCAACGTGTTAATTAGTTACGACATCTCGAATTCGATCTTGCACGTCAATCCCGGGGGACAGTTCATTCGTTCAGACTACGATCCAGCCGACCTACACATTAACTATTCGCTGCTTGGGCAACTGTGGAATCATGACGGCAGCGGAACGGGCAACCTTTCGTCTCCACCCGGATTCGTTGACGCAACAACAAATAATTTCCGACTGCAGCCAGATTCAGCGGCCATCGATCAGGGCGATCCCCAGGCTTCTCCAGACCCGGATGGAACGCGAATCGATATTGGCTACTATTCCTTCCGCCAATCCGCGCTGGTTCCCGGTGATTTCAACGGCGACCAAAAGGTCGACACCGTGGATGTCGACCTATTCTGCCGGCGAATCAATGAAAATCCTCGGGACTCACAACTTGATCTCGACAACAACGGTAGTTCAAACCAGGCCGACTTTGCATACTTGATTGACACATTACTCGGTTCAACCTTCGGCGACTCAAATCTCGATCAGGTTTTTGATTCAAGCGATTTAGTCCAAGTCTTTCAAAATGGACATTACGAGGACGACCTAGCTGGAAATTCCGGCTGGGCACAAGGAGACTGGAATTGCGATGGTGAATTCGACTCCGCGGACCTCGTCACTGCGTTCCAAGCCGGTGGTTACGAAAATCCCAAAGCAGCTCACGTTTCTCTAACGTCCGCGGCGTTGGCCGCAGCCCTCGATGCAAAGGACCGAAAAGAAGTCGTCTGA
- a CDS encoding PEP-CTERM sorting domain-containing protein (PEP-CTERM proteins occur, often in large numbers, in the proteomes of bacteria that also encode an exosortase, a predicted intramembrane cysteine proteinase. The presence of a PEP-CTERM domain at a protein's C-terminus predicts cleavage within the sorting domain, followed by covalent anchoring to some some component of the (usually Gram-negative) cell surface. Many PEP-CTERM proteins exhibit an unusual sequence composition that includes large numbers of potential glycosylation sites. Expression of one such protein has been shown restore the ability of a bacterium to form floc, a type of biofilm.), which produces MTTNLKLLLNSLGIALFFVSTAAAQVADPLPLTPESEPSSDGLSIIYSVETGNLAVEATGGTSLTTIQIDSQSGLFNGNCVGFYGPFDVCSSDKVFTINTDGFETLDFGDVLETGLPWEELEADLLVNGSSSGGGFDVGTGPFLVHAGVPEPSGLFGLLTGIGLLLAWRRKSA; this is translated from the coding sequence ATGACGACCAACTTAAAGCTCCTTTTAAACTCCCTGGGCATTGCCCTTTTCTTTGTTTCAACGGCCGCAGCACAAGTTGCCGATCCGCTTCCGTTGACTCCCGAATCGGAACCTTCCTCCGACGGTCTTTCGATTATCTATTCCGTAGAAACAGGTAACCTTGCCGTTGAAGCAACCGGTGGTACCAGTTTGACAACGATTCAGATCGACAGTCAGTCCGGTTTATTTAATGGAAACTGTGTGGGATTTTACGGTCCCTTTGACGTGTGCTCGTCCGACAAGGTGTTCACGATTAACACCGATGGATTTGAGACGCTCGACTTCGGCGATGTGCTCGAAACTGGGCTTCCGTGGGAAGAACTGGAAGCCGATTTACTGGTAAATGGATCTTCGAGCGGCGGTGGGTTTGATGTTGGCACGGGCCCGTTTTTGGTTCATGCAGGAGTTCCTGAACCTTCTGGCCTCTTTGGCTTGCTAACGGGTATTGGATTGTTGCTTGCTTGGCGACGAAAATCGGCGTGA
- a CDS encoding ATP-binding cassette domain-containing protein: MICILDLRQVGRRIPTADGWLIRDVSMELSPSERVIVSGPSGSGKSVLLRVIAMLDPFEAGDIRWNGELVTDSEVPQFRSRVIYLHQRTPMFDGTVSDNLRMPFQLQQHQGRKYDEQMILGWLEVVDRDLSFLDRRTADLSGGERQIVSLLRAIQLKPQVLLLDEPTSAADQRTVASIERVVLNWLEQETNHALIWVTHDSAQAERMGQRELQMDRGRIAEVTSK, encoded by the coding sequence GTGATTTGTATTCTTGATTTACGGCAGGTGGGCCGTCGGATTCCAACGGCTGATGGATGGTTGATTCGTGATGTGAGCATGGAGTTATCTCCGTCTGAACGCGTGATTGTTTCTGGCCCTTCCGGATCTGGAAAGTCGGTCCTTTTACGTGTCATCGCGATGTTGGACCCCTTTGAAGCGGGTGATATCCGTTGGAATGGTGAATTGGTTACCGATAGTGAGGTGCCCCAGTTTCGTTCGCGCGTGATTTATTTACACCAAAGAACGCCGATGTTTGACGGAACCGTAAGCGATAACTTGCGGATGCCTTTTCAGCTACAACAGCATCAGGGACGTAAATACGATGAACAAATGATTCTGGGCTGGCTGGAAGTGGTCGATCGGGATCTGAGTTTTCTCGACCGTCGGACTGCCGATCTGTCCGGTGGGGAACGTCAAATCGTTTCGCTGCTTCGCGCGATTCAATTGAAGCCGCAGGTTCTGTTGCTTGACGAACCTACTTCCGCTGCTGACCAACGTACGGTGGCGTCGATCGAACGGGTTGTACTCAATTGGTTGGAGCAAGAGACGAATCATGCATTGATTTGGGTGACTCATGACTCGGCGCAGGCCGAGCGAATGGGACAACGAGAATTGCAGATGGACCGTGGTCGAATAGCAGAGGTGACGAGCAAATGA